Proteins encoded in a region of the Haloglomus salinum genome:
- the proB gene encoding glutamate 5-kinase, with amino-acid sequence MSERGQPGEYEADGEVTAEEVDRTRQLAADAERVLVKAGTNSLTDESSNLDNTKLDKLVDDIEDLLSHGKEVILVSSGAVGAGIGRVGLDHSDRTVEEAQALSTVGQSHLMHRYTASFARHDRKIAQILLTEHDLENPERFTNFHNTIETLLSWGVVPIINENDAVATEELQIGDNDMISASIAIGVDVDLLVTLTDVDGVYTGNPKHDPGAERIVAVGRNYAAVEGLVSGTADAEFGGIRTKVEGARDVSEHGIPAIIAGSAEPAVLDRIANAKPVGTIFVPVNRVTDD; translated from the coding sequence ATGAGTGAGCGGGGGCAGCCGGGCGAGTACGAGGCCGACGGCGAGGTGACCGCCGAGGAGGTCGACCGGACCCGGCAGCTGGCGGCCGACGCCGAGCGCGTCCTCGTGAAGGCCGGGACGAACTCGCTCACCGACGAGTCGTCGAACCTCGACAACACGAAGCTGGACAAGCTCGTCGACGACATCGAGGACCTCCTCTCGCACGGGAAGGAGGTCATCCTCGTCTCGTCGGGCGCCGTCGGCGCCGGCATCGGCCGGGTCGGTCTCGATCACTCGGACCGCACGGTCGAGGAGGCACAGGCCCTCTCGACAGTCGGGCAGAGTCACCTGATGCACCGGTACACGGCGAGCTTTGCGCGCCACGACCGGAAGATCGCACAGATTCTCCTCACCGAGCACGACCTCGAGAACCCCGAGCGGTTCACCAACTTCCACAACACCATCGAGACGCTGCTTTCCTGGGGCGTCGTGCCCATCATCAACGAGAACGACGCCGTCGCGACCGAGGAACTGCAGATCGGCGACAACGACATGATCTCGGCCTCCATCGCCATCGGCGTCGACGTCGACCTGCTGGTGACCCTGACCGACGTGGACGGGGTCTACACCGGGAATCCGAAGCACGACCCAGGGGCCGAGCGCATCGTGGCGGTCGGGCGCAACTACGCCGCCGTCGAGGGGCTCGTCTCCGGAACCGCCGACGCGGAGTTCGGCGGCATCCGCACCAAGGTCGAGGGCGCCCGCGACGTGAGCGAGCACGGCATCCCCGCCATCATCGCCGGCTCCGCGGAGCCCGCGGTCCTCGACAGAATCGCTAACGCCAAACCCGTCGGAACGATATTCGTCCCCGTGAACAGGGTCACCGATGACTGA
- a CDS encoding MBL fold metallo-hydrolase: MCAHELGTSDWSDWLPREVADAEPEGVDIWYLGCNGFVLKASCGATVLVDPYCGLGDPPRTVRMVPVPFDPETFGDLVEPDAVLATHEHSDHVHEETQAPLVASGADYVAPDDSVAVVEEESWTDREGVETADIDEVVEGDTLSVGSLRIHVEPAHDPDATHPVSYVVEHESGTFFHGGDARPSDAFVDVGERYDIDLGVLAFGSSGMLLDKETREPVYKRWYSSPNEVAEAAAQLELDRLLPSHWDIWKGLTADPRSVRDHTRSFTHPRTVEVVEIGDRVSL, translated from the coding sequence ATGTGCGCACACGAACTCGGCACCTCCGACTGGAGCGACTGGCTCCCACGCGAGGTGGCCGATGCCGAACCCGAAGGCGTCGACATCTGGTATCTGGGCTGCAACGGGTTCGTCCTGAAGGCCTCCTGTGGCGCCACGGTACTTGTCGACCCGTACTGCGGGCTGGGCGACCCGCCACGTACCGTGCGGATGGTGCCGGTACCGTTCGACCCGGAGACGTTCGGTGACCTCGTCGAACCGGACGCGGTTCTCGCCACGCACGAGCACTCCGACCACGTCCACGAGGAGACACAGGCCCCGCTGGTGGCGAGCGGCGCCGACTACGTCGCCCCGGACGACTCCGTCGCGGTCGTCGAGGAGGAGAGCTGGACCGACCGTGAGGGTGTCGAAACGGCCGATATCGACGAGGTCGTGGAGGGCGACACGCTGTCGGTCGGCTCGCTGCGTATCCACGTCGAACCGGCTCACGACCCGGACGCGACCCACCCGGTCTCCTACGTCGTCGAGCACGAGTCGGGGACGTTCTTCCACGGCGGCGACGCCCGCCCGAGCGACGCGTTCGTCGACGTGGGGGAGCGCTACGACATCGACCTGGGGGTGCTGGCGTTCGGCTCCTCGGGGATGCTGCTGGACAAGGAGACCCGTGAGCCCGTCTACAAACGGTGGTACTCCTCGCCCAACGAGGTGGCCGAGGCGGCCGCCCAGCTCGAACTCGACCGGCTGCTTCCGTCGCACTGGGATATATGGAAGGGACTGACAGCGGACCCGCGGAGCGTCCGCGACCACACGCGGTCGTTCACCCACCCGCGGACCGTCGAGGTCGTCGAAATCGGCGACCGGGTGTCGCTCTGA
- the proC gene encoding pyrroline-5-carboxylate reductase, with translation MVSVSVIGCGNMGSALIKGLSRAGGYDIVAADLDTAALAAVEQYCEKTTTDPSEATDSEVVFVVVKPDIVGAVLEDLDLSADQTLVSIAAGVSTDYVAARTDARVVRLMPNLAAETGTMAAAVVGADGEVPSVVFELLHDLGDYAVIDESLMDTATALNGSSPAFVFYLIGAMRDAAVEEGMDEEAAETLAAQTFKGAAETVLRSDRSIEELIDAVCSPNGTTIEGMDVLRDSDVYDEVGAAVEAAARRSRELSAEVGDE, from the coding sequence ATGGTCTCCGTCAGCGTCATCGGCTGTGGGAACATGGGAAGCGCCCTGATCAAAGGACTCTCGCGAGCCGGCGGCTACGACATCGTCGCTGCCGACCTGGATACGGCTGCACTCGCTGCTGTCGAGCAGTACTGCGAGAAGACGACCACGGACCCGTCCGAAGCGACGGACTCGGAGGTCGTGTTCGTCGTCGTCAAGCCCGACATCGTGGGGGCGGTCCTCGAGGACCTCGACCTCTCGGCCGACCAGACGCTGGTCAGCATCGCCGCGGGCGTCTCCACCGACTACGTCGCGGCGCGCACGGACGCGAGGGTGGTCCGGCTGATGCCGAACCTGGCGGCCGAGACGGGTACGATGGCTGCCGCGGTGGTGGGCGCTGACGGGGAGGTCCCGTCGGTCGTCTTCGAGCTGCTGCACGACCTCGGGGACTACGCGGTCATCGACGAGTCGTTGATGGACACCGCCACGGCACTGAACGGCTCCAGCCCGGCATTCGTCTTCTATCTCATCGGCGCGATGCGCGATGCGGCCGTCGAGGAGGGCATGGACGAGGAGGCCGCGGAGACGCTTGCGGCCCAGACATTCAAGGGCGCCGCCGAGACCGTCCTGCGCTCGGACCGGAGCATCGAGGAGCTCATCGACGCCGTCTGCTCGCCGAACGGGACTACCATCGAGGGGATGGATGTCCTCCGCGACAGCGACGTCTACGACGAGGTCGGCGCGGCGGTCGAGGCAGCGGCCCGGCGCTCACGTGAGCTCTCGGCGGAGGTCGGCGATGAGTGA
- a CDS encoding tyrosine-type recombinase/integrase, with translation MSEARAGETGAVEDPVAYFLEDLTYHGKTERTRDAYERVLRSAETFMEGRRTTLADATRRDCMAWVHRLRGEYADSTVASYASYLHRFYGYMVEVGTFDRNPMALVTDEMDETIDTDPARREIDLPRMRAFVADLDHPLEQAVVVTLLKTGMRVGELCNLDIRDCSLTDEEVREAYDIAPRGGLDGRPDSIYVASDPARGEPYNGEERTASNKRKRDTVVPVDDELAAALKRWLAVRPDARSDAEPLFCSTKDEWGARLTPKMARSFVTNHAREAGWYRSGGGAEENVTPHYFRHFFTTHLRDRTGDRGVVKYLRGDVAQDVIDTYTHNWGDRVREVYEANIYSLGTK, from the coding sequence ATGAGTGAGGCCCGCGCCGGGGAGACCGGTGCGGTCGAGGACCCGGTCGCGTACTTCCTGGAGGACCTCACCTACCACGGCAAGACCGAACGGACCCGGGACGCCTACGAGCGCGTGCTGCGCTCGGCCGAGACGTTCATGGAGGGCCGCCGGACCACCCTCGCCGACGCCACGCGCCGGGACTGCATGGCCTGGGTCCACCGGCTCCGCGGGGAGTACGCCGACAGCACGGTCGCCTCCTACGCCTCCTACCTCCACCGGTTCTACGGGTACATGGTCGAGGTCGGCACGTTCGACCGGAACCCGATGGCGCTGGTCACCGACGAGATGGACGAGACCATCGATACGGACCCTGCACGCCGGGAGATCGACCTGCCCCGGATGCGCGCGTTCGTCGCGGACCTCGACCACCCACTCGAACAGGCCGTCGTCGTCACGCTCCTGAAGACCGGGATGCGCGTCGGTGAGCTCTGCAACCTCGACATCCGGGACTGCTCGCTCACCGACGAGGAGGTCCGGGAGGCGTACGATATCGCTCCACGCGGAGGGCTCGACGGCCGCCCGGACTCCATCTACGTGGCCAGTGACCCGGCTCGCGGGGAGCCGTACAACGGCGAGGAGCGGACCGCCTCGAACAAGCGCAAACGCGACACCGTCGTCCCTGTCGATGACGAACTGGCCGCTGCCCTGAAACGCTGGCTCGCCGTCCGCCCGGACGCGAGGTCGGACGCGGAACCCCTGTTCTGCAGCACGAAGGACGAGTGGGGCGCCCGCCTCACGCCGAAGATGGCCCGGTCGTTCGTCACCAACCACGCCCGCGAGGCGGGCTGGTACCGCTCGGGTGGCGGCGCCGAGGAGAACGTCACGCCCCACTACTTCCGGCACTTCTTCACCACGCATCTCCGGGACCGAACCGGTGACAGGGGCGTCGTGAAGTACCTCCGCGGCGACGTGGCCCAGGACGTCATCGACACCTACACCCACAACTGGGGCGACCGCGTCCGGGAGGTCTACGAGGCGAACATCTACTCGCTCGGGACGAAATAG
- a CDS encoding glutamate-5-semialdehyde dehydrogenase — translation MTENTTAETTDDRTTAEKVARAERAALELATLSDEARSEALQDIADAIDANRDRILEANERDVAEAETLLEQGEYTQALVDRLKLSDSKLDSIIEMVRSVAGQEDPLGRTLSARHLDDDLDLYKVSVPIGVVAAVFESRPDALVQIASLGLKSGNAVILKGGSEALHSNRVLYECIVEATSDVPDGWAANIEAREDVDEVLGMDESVDLLMPRGSSAFVQYIQDNTSIPVLGHTEGVCHVFVDCEADLAMAEEVALDAKVQYPAVCNAVETLLVHQDVAAEFLPDMVETYRDHDVTLRGCERTREHVDVGEATEEHWGQEYGDLELDIRVVDSLTAAVGHVTEYGSKHTESVLTEDADRAARFMRGVDSSSVFHNASTRFADGFRYGLGAEVGISTGKTHARGPVGLEGLTTYKWYLEGDGQLVGTYAGDDAKPFRHEDFDGEWNPGHRSGE, via the coding sequence ATGACTGAGAACACCACCGCCGAGACCACCGACGACCGGACGACGGCCGAGAAGGTCGCACGGGCCGAGCGCGCAGCGCTCGAACTGGCCACGCTGTCGGACGAGGCCCGCAGCGAGGCGCTGCAGGACATCGCAGACGCCATCGACGCGAACCGGGACCGCATCCTCGAGGCCAACGAGCGCGACGTGGCCGAGGCAGAGACGCTGCTCGAACAGGGCGAGTACACGCAGGCCCTGGTCGACCGGCTGAAGCTCTCGGACAGCAAGCTCGACAGCATCATCGAGATGGTGCGCAGCGTCGCCGGGCAGGAGGACCCCCTCGGCCGGACGCTCAGCGCCCGCCACCTCGACGACGACCTCGACCTCTACAAGGTGAGCGTCCCCATCGGCGTGGTCGCGGCCGTCTTCGAGTCGCGCCCGGACGCCCTGGTCCAGATCGCCTCGCTCGGCCTGAAGTCAGGCAACGCGGTCATCCTGAAGGGCGGGAGCGAGGCGCTCCACTCCAACCGCGTCCTCTACGAGTGCATCGTCGAGGCGACCAGCGACGTGCCCGACGGCTGGGCGGCCAACATCGAGGCCCGCGAGGACGTCGACGAGGTGCTCGGGATGGACGAGTCCGTCGACCTCCTGATGCCGCGAGGCTCCTCGGCGTTCGTCCAGTACATCCAGGATAACACCTCCATCCCCGTCCTCGGGCACACGGAGGGTGTCTGTCACGTCTTCGTCGACTGCGAGGCCGACCTCGCCATGGCCGAAGAGGTCGCGCTCGACGCGAAGGTGCAGTACCCCGCGGTCTGCAACGCCGTCGAGACGCTGCTGGTCCATCAGGACGTGGCCGCGGAGTTCCTGCCGGACATGGTCGAGACGTACCGCGACCACGACGTGACCCTGCGCGGCTGCGAGCGCACGCGCGAACACGTCGATGTCGGAGAGGCCACGGAGGAGCACTGGGGCCAGGAGTACGGCGACCTCGAACTCGACATCAGGGTGGTCGATTCCCTGACCGCGGCCGTCGGGCACGTCACCGAATACGGCTCGAAGCACACCGAGTCGGTCCTGACCGAGGACGCCGACCGCGCCGCCCGGTTCATGCGCGGGGTCGACTCCTCGAGCGTCTTCCACAACGCCTCCACCCGCTTCGCCGACGGCTTCCGCTACGGACTCGGCGCAGAGGTCGGCATCAGCACCGGCAAAACCCACGCCCGCGGTCCCGTCGGCCTGGAGGGCCTGACCACCTACAAGTGGTATCTGGAAGGCGACGGCCAACTCGTCGGCACGTACGCCGGCGACGATGCGAAACCCTTCCGCCACGAGGACTTCGACGGCGAGTGGAACCCCGGACACCGGTCCGGAGAGTAA
- a CDS encoding helix-turn-helix domain-containing protein, whose protein sequence is MRFVELVVNPDEGWSRFGRAAAADQRVTREAIHQLEPMDDGSVVMLYELSGDHDTIHDLLAEHFDAKGSELSEVAGNVLVYAHHDPSPTVDGLLRIPRELGVVVDTPLEFTRDGGIRLTLVGDEADIRQAIAAIPESVQHTVERTGEYRPEQQRLFAELTDRQQEILLTALEMGYYEQPRRATYEDLAGELGCTKTTVGEHLRKAEEKVLTGIAPD, encoded by the coding sequence ATGCGGTTCGTGGAACTGGTGGTGAACCCGGACGAGGGCTGGTCCCGGTTCGGCCGGGCGGCCGCCGCCGACCAGCGGGTCACGCGCGAGGCCATCCACCAGCTGGAGCCGATGGACGACGGCAGCGTCGTGATGCTGTACGAGCTGTCGGGCGACCACGACACCATCCACGACCTGCTGGCCGAGCATTTCGATGCCAAGGGGTCGGAACTCTCCGAGGTGGCGGGGAACGTCCTCGTCTACGCGCACCACGACCCGAGCCCGACCGTCGACGGCCTGTTGCGGATCCCACGCGAGCTCGGCGTCGTGGTCGATACACCGCTCGAGTTCACCCGTGACGGCGGCATCAGGCTCACCCTCGTCGGCGACGAGGCGGACATCCGGCAGGCTATCGCGGCGATTCCCGAGTCAGTGCAGCACACCGTCGAACGCACCGGTGAGTACCGGCCCGAGCAGCAGCGTCTGTTCGCGGAGCTCACCGACCGACAGCAGGAGATCCTCCTCACAGCACTCGAGATGGGCTACTACGAACAGCCGCGGCGAGCGACCTACGAGGACCTGGCCGGGGAGCTGGGCTGCACGAAGACGACCGTCGGGGAGCATCTCCGGAAGGCGGAGGAGAAGGTCCTGACCGGTATCGCCCCCGACTGA